The genome window ATAGATTAATTAAATATAAATTTTTTTATTTTAATATTTTAATTATTAAATTCTATAATTAATTCCTTTTTTTATTATCGCCCGGTTATCCTATTCTTAATCAAATTTCATTATAAATTTTGTAAATTTGATAAAAAACAAATTATAAATAAAAATAACGACAAATATATTATTTATATTAAACCATTAAAGGGGGCTTTAAATGGGAGAAAAGGTATATGAATTAAGAAAAATTAAGAAAAAAGGTCGAGGAATGCCATTAATAGGAGATAAATTCCCAAAATTAGAGGTTCAAACAACACAGGGAATGATGAAACTTCCCAAAGCATTTAAGGGTAAATGGTTTATTTTATTTTCGCACCCCGCAGATTTTACACCAGTGTGTACCACGGAGTTTGTTGCATTCCAGAAGCGTTACGCGGAATTTAAAAAATTCAACTGTGAATTGATTGGCCTTAGCATTGATCAGATTTTTTCGCATCTGAAATGGATTGAATGGATTGAAGACAATCTGGACACAGAAATCACTTTCCCAGTAATTGCGGATACTGGTAAAGTAGCAGATACATTGGGGTTGATTCACCCTGCACGACCTACTAATACGGTTAGAGCAGTATTTATTATGGATCCTGAAGGTATAATACGCGCCATATTGTATTATCCTCAAGAATTAGGCCGGAACATGGATGAAATTCTGCGTATGATTGAAGGATTTAA of Methanobacteriales archaeon HGW-Methanobacteriales-1 contains these proteins:
- a CDS encoding peroxiredoxin, whose product is MGEKVYELRKIKKKGRGMPLIGDKFPKLEVQTTQGMMKLPKAFKGKWFILFSHPADFTPVCTTEFVAFQKRYAEFKKFNCELIGLSIDQIFSHLKWIEWIEDNLDTEITFPVIADTGKVADTLGLIHPARPTNTVRAVFIMDPEGIIRAILYYPQELGRNMDEILRMIEGFNNIEEKGVAIPANWPNNELIGKGLIIPPPSDVESAKKRKEQHACYDWWLCHRNYYKW